CGGCACGCGTGTGTACCGCTGCCGGGACTGGAAGATCACGTCTTGGACCTGCCGCGCGAACGCCAGCAGGGCGGCGGTGTCACCGCCGGCGGTGACCCTGGCCTCCAGCAGTTCCATCACCCGCTCCCGCTCCGCGGCCACCTGCCACTGCGTCCGGCACACGTCCAGGCCCATCATCACCGCGCCGAGTGAGGGCAGGTACCAGAGCAGCACCAGGTCGAGCACGCTCATACGCGCCGAGAGACCGACCACGAGTCCCGCACCCAGCCACACCAGCATCGCCGTCAGCACGGTCCGGGCGTAGCGACGGCGGACCCGGGCGCCCCAGCCGAGGTTCTGCTGCTGACAGGCGAGCACGTCGTAGGGATGCGGCAGTTCGGGTATCTCGTAGTAGTCACGCAGTTCCGCCTCGGCGCCCCGGAAGCGACGGCTGAGGCTGCTGACCTGCTGCGGGGCGGGCGGGGTGCCGGCGAATGCGCTGTTCCACTCCAGCCGGAACAGCCGGACGTCGAACAACTCCTGGAGCAGCGCCGCGCGACGGGCCTCGCTGCTCTCCCACGAGGTCAGGCCGACGGAGTACGCCACGGCCCAGAGTCCACCGAGCACCGTCACGGAGACGGTGAGTCCGGGAAGCAGGGCGGTGGCGAGTCCGGCGACGGCCAGCAGCAGCGAGACACCCATCCGGGCGTTGGCAAGGCGCTGGGCCCTGCTGTGGGAGACGGCCATGGCGCGCAGCCGGTGCCGGGCCGCCTCGGCGTTCTGTTCCGACAGGATGCGGGAGCCCTCGATCGGCTCACTGCCCATGACGTCCCCCTCGTCCTCGGCTGTGTCTCCCACTGTGCCTGTCGGTCCGGCGGGTGTACACAGGGCGTGATTCGCCTGCCCGCTCACGCACACACGGGGACCTACCCGAGAGGCATACCGGTGACCGACCTGTTCCGCACCGACCTAGGGCCTGTGTCGAAAGTGGCGCCTGCCGGGCGGCGCCCGGCACGCTCCCCCACTGCCTCAAGGGCGTGGGAGGTGCCCCCACTCGCCGCACCGGGCGAAAGCCCAAGTACATCCGGTCCATCGACGGGGCCTTCCGCCCGGCACGCCGAGAGCACGCACCGGACGCCGCCCGGCCCGCCCTTCGGGCGGACGACGCCACTTTCGACACAGGCCCTCGGCCCGTCCGACGCCCCCGCCCTGCTGCTGGTGCACGGCTGGGGCGGTGACGGCAGGGAGTGGTCGGCGCACGCCGAGACACTGGCCGGGCGGTTCCGGGTGGTGGTACCCGACCTGCGCGGGCACGGCCGCTCCCCGGTGCCCGCGGAGGGCAACACGCCGGTGGTGATGGCCGACGACCTGGCCGCGCTGACGGGCGCGCTCGGCACCGGCCCCGTGGTCGCCGTGGGGCACTCCATGGGCGGCCAGGTGGTCAACCTGCTGGCCGTCCGGCATCCGCACGCCGTACGGTCGGTCATCGCCCTTGACCCCGCCCACGGCGCGCACGGCGAGGAGGCCGAGGACATCCCCGCCCGGCTCGCCGACTACCGTGCGCACGGCTCCCGCGCGGCGGCCGCCTTCGTGTCCGCCGCTTTCGGGCCGGACGCTCCGGCCGGGCTGCGCACCGCCCATGTCCGCACCATGCTCGGCACCCCCGATCACGTCATCGCCCAGGCGTACGCGGGCATGTACACCGACCCCGGTGCCGTCGGCATCCGTCCGCACAGCGAGGCATACCTGCGCCGTCGCCCCCGGCCCGCGCTGACGGTGTGGACCTCGGCCGAGGCCGCGGCGTGGGAACGCGGCACCCTGCACGTGCCCGGTTCCCGAGTCGACCACTGGCACGATTCGGGCCACTACCTGCACGAGGAGCACCCCCGGCGCACGATCCGGCTCGTGGAGGACTGGGCGTCGGTGACGGACGGCGGCACGCAATAGGCATGACGGACGATCAGGGTGGCCGGCGCCCGGGGGACCACGACGGCCTACGGCTCACACGAGTCGTACCGGCCCGGTGTCGATCGGCACGCGCACCAGCAGATAGGGCTTGCGGCGCAGGTCGTGGCCCTCGTGGTGGTCGGCCTGCCGGTTGAGCTGGTTGGCGATCGCGTACAGGTGGCGGTCGGAGGCGACGGAGAGGGTGTCGACCCAGATCAGGTCGGGCCCCTGAGCGAGGGTTTCGTAGGTGCCGTCCGGGTTCCTGCGCCAGATGGTGTTGTGCTCCAGGTCGCCGCCGTAGATCCGCCCCTTGTCGTCGCTCTCCAGACCGTCGGCCATCGGCTTGTACCCGAGGTCCTCGACCGTCGCGGCCACCTCGGCCTGAGATGCGTCCGGGTCGGCGACGGCGTCGGTGGACACGCTGTGCAGGCGGCGGCTGGACAGCGGGCAGTAGAAGAGGCGCTTGCCGTCGGCGCTGATGGCGATTCCGTCGGAGCCGACCTCGAAGCGCGTGGGTTCGCCGTCCGCCGGTCGGTTCATGAAGGGTTCGCCCTCGATGACCGGGAGGAAGCCGTCGTCCGGGAGCGCCGAGGGGTGGCCGGTCAGTCGGCGCCAGGAGCGGCCTGTGGCGAGGTCGACCACGACGACGCCGTTCGAGCCGGACGAGTCGGTGACGAACGCCATGCCCTCGGCCCCGCGCCGCAGGTCGAAGCGCACGTCGTTGGGGTAGCTGTCGGACGGCACCACCTCGGGCGGGAAGAGGATCTTCCGTACGATCCGGTCGGTGCGCAGGTCGACCGCCACGAGTTTGGGGCCGCCGTAGGAGGATTCGGCCATCAGCGGGCTTCCGGTGTCGAGGATCCACAGCCGGTCGGCCGGGTCGACGACGACGCTCTGCACCGACTGTAAGTGGCCGGCCAGGTCCGAGGGGTCTTCGCGGTTCACCTCCGCGTCGGGGTAGGCGACCGGCTTTCCGCCGCGGAGCTCGGCGACGGTGAAGGGGACGTCGTCGCCCCAGCGGGGGAAGTTGACGAAGACGCGGCCGCGGCGGGAGACGGTGACGCCTGTCGGCATCGCGCCCCAGAAGCGGGCGGCGACCTCGTGGTCTCCGGCTGTCCGCCCGGTGGCACGGGCGTGTCCGGTGAGTGGGGCGGCGGCCAGCGACGTCGTGGTCGCGGTGAGGAATGTACGTCGTTTCATTGAGCGCCTCCTTGGGGGTCAAGTCGCCTGAGGGTGCTGCGAGTTGCCGTATCACCTCGGCGTGTGGGGGATCGGCCGGACGGCACCGTGACCGGTGGTGGTGAGCGCTGTGGCCACTGTCGCATACCGAGCCGAGGGCCAGGTGCCGTGGCCGGCGGTCGATGCCGCCCTGCTCGTGCTCACCCTCGGCTGACCTCGGGCTCCGGTCGGCGATCACGGACCGGAGCGTGCCGGGCGCCGACCGTGGTCAAACCGCAGGAGTCCCAGGCCATCGTCCGCAATCTTTGGGTACTCGTACGTCCCGATGCCCGTCACCGCGGCCACCGCGCCGGATGGGCCGGACAGGAGGTCGGCACCCATGCGCACAGCCTTCCCGCCCCACGCGCTGCACGACTACGCGCTGCTGGCCGACGGGGAGCGCGGCGCGCTGATCGGGCCCGACGGGGCGATCAGCTGGCTGTGCTCGCCCACCTGGCACGACGCGGCGGTCTTCGCCGCCCTCGTCGGCGGCGCGGGCGTCTACGCCGTCACCCCGGAAGGCCGGCACGTCTTCGGCGGCTACTACGAAGAGGGCACGATGATCTGGCGCAGCCGGTGGGTCACCGACGACGGCATCGTGGAGTGCCGGGAGGCACTCGCCTACCCCGGCGACGTAGGCCGCCTCGTCCTGCTGCGGCAGCTGCGGGCCGTGGACGGGCCCACACGCTTCTCCGTCGTCCTCGACCCGCACGGCGGATACGGCGGCGATCCGATCGACTCCGTCCGACGCGGCGACGACGGCGTGTGGGAGCTGCGCACCGGCGATCACCGCCTGCGCTGGCAGGGAGCCCCGCACGCCGTCGCCGGCGAACAGGGCCTGCGGGCCGACATCGCGCTGAAGGCCGGCGAGCGGCACGACCTCGTCCTGGAGTGCGCCGTCTCCGAGCTGCCCGCCGACCTCCCGCGGGCCGACCAGACCTGGGCCGCCACCGAGGCCGCCTGGCGGCAGGCGGTTCCGGCGCTGAAGGACACCATCGCCGCGGGGGACGCACGCCGGTCCTACGCCGTGCTGCGCGGGCTGACCACGCGCGGCGGCGGCATGGTCGCGTCCGCCACCACCAGCCTGCCCGAGCGAGCCGAGGAGGGCCGCAACTACGACTACCGGTACGTGTGGATCCGCGACCAGAGCTTCGCCGGGCAGGCCGCGGCCGCCGCCGGTGCCCACGACCTCCTGGACGCCGCCGTCGGCTTCGTCGCCGCACGGCTGCACGCCGACGGGCCCCGGCTGGCCCCCGCCTACACCGTGCACGGCAGCCCCGTCCCCGACCAGCGCGACCTCGAACTGCCCGGCTACCCGGGCGGCTTCGACCGCGTCGGCAACCGGGTGCGCGCACAGTTCCAGCTCGACTGCTTCGGCGAGGCCCTGCTGCTGTTCGCCGCCGCCGCACGCCTCGACCGGCTCGACGAGCACCACTGGCAGGCGGTCGATCTCGCGGTGCGCGCGATCGGTGAACGCTGGCGTGAACCGGACGCCGGCATCTGGGAGTTGAGCAAGCGGCTGTGGACCCACAGCAGGCTCATCTGCGTCGCCGGCCTGCGGGCCGTGGTCGACGTGGCGCCCCGCCACCCGCGCGCCGTGACCTGCACCCGACTGGCCGACATGATCCTCGGCGCCACCGCGCGCAGCAGCGTCCACCCCGACGGACACTGGCAGCGCACCCCCGACGACCCGGCGGTGGACGCCGCCCTGCTGCTGCCCGCCGTACGCGGCGCGCTGTCCGCCAGTGACGTCCGCACCCGCGCCACCCTCGCCACCTGCCGCCGCGAACTGACGCAGGACTACTTCATCTACCGCTTCCGCCACGACGACCGCCCGCTGGAAGACGCCGAGGGCGCCTTCCTGCTGTGCGGGTTCGTCATGGCCCTTGCCGAACACCAGCAGGGCCGCACCGTCGAGGCGTACCGCTGGTTCGAGCGCAACCGGGGCGCCGGCGGCGGAGCGGGCCTGTACGCCGAGGAGTTCGACGTCGCCCAGCGCCAACTGCGCGGCAATCTCCCGCAGGCCTTCGTCCACGCCCTGCTGCTGGAAGGGTCCGTCCGCCTCGGTGAGTGACCCCTTCGCCCCCGGGTACCCGCCCGCGCATGGCGGTGGACAGGAGGACGCACCGGCCGCGTCAGGCGCCGCCGCGGCCGCGTTCGGGCAGGAGACTGGGGCGGGCCCTGCTGCGCTGGGCGACGACCACCGACCACAAGGTCATCGGCAACCTCTACATGGCGACCGCCTTCTCCTTCTTCCTGTTCGGAGGCATCCTCGCCCTGCTGATGCGCGCCGAACTCGCCCGGCCGGGGCTGCAGTTGTTCAGTCCCCACCAGTACAACCAACTCTTCACCGTCCACGGCACGGTCATGATGCTGCTGTTCGCCACCCCGCTGTTCGCGGGCTTCGCCAACGCGGTCATGCCGTTGCAGATCGGCGCCCCGGACGTCGCGTTCCCGAGACTCAACGCGCTGTCGTACTGGCTGTATCTGTTCGGCGGCCTGATGGTGGTGTCCGGCTTCCTCGTGCCGGGCGGAGCGGCCGGCTTCGGCTGGTTCGCCTACGCCCCGCTCAACAGCGCGGTCCGGAGCCCCGGCGCGGGCGGTGACCTGTGGGTGATGGGCCTGGTGGTGACCGGCGTCAGCACCACGCTCGGCGCGGTCAACTTCATCACCACCATCCTGTGCCTGCGCGCCCCCGGCATGACCATGTTCCGCATGCCGATCTTCACCTGGAACGTGCTGTTCACCTCGATCCTCGTGCTGCCCGCGTTCCCCGTGCTGACCGCCGCCCTGCTCGCCCTGGAAGCGGACCGGAAGTTCGGCGCGCACATCTACGACGCGGCGAGCGGGGGCCCGCTGCTGTGGCAGCACCTGTTCTGGTTCTTCGGGCACCCCGAGGTCTACATCGTCGCTCTGCCGTTCTTCGGCATCGTCTCCGAGATCATCCCGGTATTCAGCCGCAAACCGATCTTCGGGTACGTCAGTCTCGTCGGCGCCACCATCGCCATCACCATGTTGTCCGCGGTGGTGTGGGCCCACCACCAGTTCGCCACCGGTGCCGTCCTGCTGCCGTTCTTCTCGCTGATGTCCTTCCTCATCGCGGTGCCGACCGGGGTGAAGTTCTTCAACTGGATCGGCACCATGGTGAAAGGATCGCTGTCCTTCGAGACACCCATGCTGTGGGCCTGCGGCTTCCTGGTCACGTTCCTGCTCGGCGGCATGAGCGGCGTCCTGATCGCCTCGCCGCCGCTCGACTTCCACTTCACCGACTCGTACTTCATCGTCGCCCACCTGCACTATGTGCTGTTCGGCACGGTCGTGTTCGCGATGTTCGCCGGCTTCTACTTCTGGTGGCCGAAGTTCACCGGCAAGACGCTCGACGAACGCCTCGGGAAGATCCACTTCTGGACGCTCTTCACCGGCTTCCAGACCACCTTCCTCGTCCAGCACTGGCTCGGCGAGGAGGGCATGCCCCGCCGCTACGCCGACTACCTGGCCGCGGACGGCTTCACGCTCCTCAACACCATCAGCAGCATCGGCGCGTTCCTGCTCGGCCTGTCCACGCTGCCGTTCCTCTACAACGTGTGGCACACCACCCACTACGGCCGGCGGGTGAACGCGGACGACCCCTGGGGCTACGGCCGCTCCCTGGAGTGGGCCACCTCCTGTCCGCCCCCGCGCCACAACTTCACGGCGCTGCCCCGGATCCGCTCCGAGTCACCGGCGTTCGACCTGCACCACCCGGACGTACCGAAGGAGACGTGATGCGCACCGAGGCGCGCCTGTTCACCGGTGTGGCGGCCTTCTTCGCCGTCACCGCCCTCGGCTACGGCTGGCGCTCGCGGGAGCCCGCCGGCACGGCGGTCCTGACCCTGGCCTTCCTGATGGCCGCGCTCGTCGCCTTCTTCCTGCACGTCCAGTACCGCAGGCGCGGCAAGAGGGCCCAGGACCGCAAGGACGCCGAAGTAGTCGACACGGCGGGCCCGTTGGACTTCTTCTCGCCGCACAGCCCCTGGCCGATCACCACCGCGCTGGGCTCCGTCCTCCTCGCCCTCGGCGTGGTCTACGGCCTGTGGCTCGCCCTCCTCGGTCTGGGCGTGCTCGGCCACGGTGTGTTCGGCATGGTCTTCCAATACGCGGGACGCGACGGTCAGGGCTCCAACTCGCCTTCGGGTGAGGGCGGTTCCTCCGCCTCGTAGCCGTAGGACAGGAGCACGTGCCGCCGGTCCTCGTCGAGCGGCTCGTGGCGCTCGACGTATCCGCCGGCGATCGTCTGCCGCACCTCGCCGGTCTCCTCGCCCTCGGTCAGCCGTTCGTGGTCGGCATCCTGGAGCGCGTGGCACACGCCCCTGGCCACCAGGAACGCGAGCGGCGGCAACACCACCAGGGCGATCCGGAACACCCACGTCAGCGTGTTCAGCGAGACCTTGAAGGTGTGCGCGAGGATGTCGTTGCCGCCCGCCGCGAGCAGCACGCCGTAGAAGCAGACGGCGGCGACGCCGAGTCCCGTGCGCACGGGCTTGTCGCGCGGGCGGTCGCACAGGTGGTGTTCCTCGTCGTCCCCGGTGAACCGCCGCTCCAGGAACGGGTAGGCGTACAGCACCGCGAAGAGCGCGAGCGGGAGCAGCACGGCGGGCAGCAGCACGTTCCACATCACCGTGTGCCCGGCGACGGCCGTCTCCCACGGCGGGACCAGTCTGAGCGAGCCCTCCAGGAAGCCGACGTACCAGTCCGGTTGGGAACCCGTCGACACGACGTCCGCGCGGTAGGGACCGTATGCCCAGATCGGGTTGATCTGCGCCACCCCCGCGAGCAGCGTCAGCACGCCGAGGACGATGAAGAACAGGCCGCTGGAACTCGCCACGAACTGGGGGAACATGGGCTTTGCCCACGGCGTTGCGGTTGGTGCGGCCGCGGCCCGCCCAGTGCGTGTGCTTCAGGTAGAAGACCAGAATCAGATGGACGGTCACGAGGGCGAGGAGCAGGCCGGGGATCAGCAGGATGTGCAGGGAGTACAGCCGGGGGACCATGTCGTGCCCGGGGAACTCGGCGCCGAACGCGAACATGCTGAGGTAGGTGCCCACCACCGGGATCGACAGCATGATGCCCTGCGCGATCCGCAGGCCCGTGCCCGACAGCAGGTCGTCCGGCAGGGAATAGCCGGCGAAACCCTCGGCGAGCGCCAGCAGGAACAGCGTCACGCCGATCAACCAGTTGACCTCACGGGGGCGGCGGAACGCGCCCGTGAAGAAGACCCGCAGCAGGTGCACGCCGATCGCCGCGAGGAACACCAGCGCGGCCCAGTGGTGGAGCTGGCGGATCAGCAGGCCGCCGCGGATGTCGAAGCTGATGTGCAGCGTCGAGCGGTACGCCTCCGACATACGCACGCCGTCCAGCCGCCGGTAGGAGCCGTCGTAGACGACCTCCGTCATGGACGGGTGGAAGAACAGCGTCAGCCACACGCCCGTCAGCAGCAGGACGACGAAGCTGTAGAGGGCGATCTCGCCCAGCAGGAACGACCAGTGGTCGGGAAAGGCCTTCCGCAGCAACCCGCCGCCCTCACTGACCGGGAGCCGTCCGTCGGCCCAGTCGGCGGTGCGTCGGCCCCCGTCACGGGCGCGGGCCCCTCTCCTTCTCCACAGCACCGCGCACGGGTGCCCTCGCACCCGTGCCGGAAACCGTCACGTGCGATCACCCTTCGGCTTGCCCCGCTGGTCGGGGGTGCCGTGCGGGGGCGGGCTGGAGGGCTGCGGCGAGGTCGCGGGGGACACCGGGGAGCCGGTGTGGCCCTCGACCTGTTCGGGGCGTAGGGCACCGGGGTCGCCGGACGTGGGCTCGGCGCCCGCCTCCAGCTGCTCCAGGCGTGCCGCCAGCAGTTCGGTCACCGGGAGACGGTCGGCGTGCGTCCGCTCGTACGCCAGCAGCTCCTCGACCTCCTCCGCGTTCAGCGACCGCACGCGGCTCTCCAGGCCGCCGATCGGCAGGTGGTCGTAGTCGGGCAGCGGCAGGGTGTTGCGACCGGGGTCGGCCATGGATCTCACTTCCTCTGTGCGCTCTTCGCTCTGCGCGACGGCCCCGTTGCGAGGTGTTTCAGCGGGCGCCCGGTCCGCCGCTCCCGAACGAACCGCTGCTGCCCTCGTTCCAGCGGGGCCGTTCCTTCGACGGACTGCTCCGGCTCGGGACGTTGCCGTGGCCGGGCAGCTGGTGCGGGGTCAGACGGTGATCGCTGCGCGGCACCTCGTGGGGTTCCCGCATCTCCCGCTCCTCGCGGACCGGACCACCCTCCGGCGGCTGCGGCTGCTCCTCGGGGGCCGGCGGAGGCAGCTCCCGGCGCTTGACCCGGACGCCCAGCCAGAAGGCGCCGATCAGCACCGCCACGACCACCACACCCGCCACGATCAGGCCGACGCCGAGCGCGCCCCGGCCTGCGGCGATGTCCATCCATGCGGTATTCATGGCGCGCGAGTACCCCTGGTCGTGCCGGTGAACCGACTCACCCCTGGGCCCTGTCTAGCGCGACGCCCGCGTCTTCGACCGGTTGGCCTTGCGGATCGAGTCGAGCAGCTCCGACTTGCTCATCCGTGACCGTCCGTCGATGTCCAGGCGCTTCGCGATGTCGTACAGATGCTCCTTCGAGGCGCTCTCGTCGACGCCCTCGCCACTGCGCCCGCCGCGGCCACGGGGACGGGCCGACTGCGGGTCCGAGGGGCCCTTGCGGCCGCCCTCCTTGCGCTCCCAGTGGTCGCCGACCTTCTCGTACTTGTGCTTCAGCGCGCCGAAGGCCACGCGGTGGGCGCGCTCGCCCTCGCCGTACTGCTCCACCGCCGAGTCGTGCGCCTTGATCCAAGTGCGCTGGGCGTCCTTGGCTGAGCGCTCCAGGGTCGACGGCATTTCCTGTCGTCCGGGCATGGGTCCACCTCCGTCCGTCGCGTCCCCCGTGGTGTGCGGACGCTGCCCGGGTGCCCGGGTGCGGGCTGTGGAAAACCGGCGCAAAGCCTTGGGAGCACCGGGTTTGGCACGTCCGGCTCCGGCTACCCGAGCGGTGTGACATCGACGACATCCCAGCAGCAGCTCTTCCGGTTCCTGGAGGACCGGTTCGCGTGCGCACAGGCATGCACCGAGTGTGCACGGGCGTGTGCCCTGCGTGCCAGCCTGGTGGATCCGGACGGGACCGAGGAGCAGGAACTCGTACGGCGCAAGGGGATCATGTGCGCGGAGGTCTGCGACGCGACCTGCCGCGTGCTGTCCGAGCAGAACCACCTCGACGAGGCGTCCATCCGTGTGCAACTGGAGTGGTGCCGGTCGGTGTGCCTGGAGTGCGCCCATGTCTTCGACCGGCAACCGGACGCCGAGGAGAGCGCCAAGGCGTGCCGGGAGTGCGCCCAGGCCTGCACGGACTTCATGGCGACGCTCGCCTGAGCCCCGTCGGTGCCCGGGCGGGGTTCTCTGGGCTTTCGCACGCCCATTCCCAATTTCTGAAACACGTTCTACGGTGTGCGCCGTCAGGACCGGCCTTGGGGAGCCTGGAGGCGCCGTGCATCTCGACCACACGCCCGAGCAGCAGCGGCTGCGCACCGAACTGCGCGCCTACTTCGCCGACCTGGTCCCGGACAACGCCCACGCACGCTTCGCCGACCGGGCCGCGCAGAAGCGCTTCTACCGCGACACCATCCGCAGGCTCGGCACGGACGGCTGGCTCGGCGTCGGCTGGCCGAAGGAGTACGGCGGCCGGGGCCTGACGGCGATGGAACAGTTCATCTTCTTCGACGAGGCCGCCCAGGCAGGCGTCCCCCTGCCGCTGATGGCCCTGAACACCGTCGGCCCGACGATCATGCGGTACGGCACGGACGAGCAGAAGGCGTACTTCCTGCCGAGGATCCTCTCCGGCGAGATCGACTTCGCCATCGGCTACAGCGAACCCGACGCCGGCACCGACCTGGCCTCCCTGAAGACACGCGCGGTGCGGCACGGCGACGAGTACATCGTCAACGGCCAGAAGATCTGGACCACCAACGGCGACACGGCCGACTGGGTCTGGCTGGCCGTCCGCACGAACCCGGACGCCCCTTCGCACAAGGGCATCACCATGCTGCTGATGCCGACCACCGACCCGGGCTACTCCTGCACCCTCATCAACACCCTCGCCTCCCACGACACCACGGCCAGCTACTACGAGAACGTCCGCGTCCCGGTCTCCCGGCGGGTCGGCGAGGAGAACCAGGGCTGGCGGCTGATCACCAACCAGCTCAACCACGAACGCGTCACCCTCGCCGCCCACGGCACCATGGCGATCCGCGCCCTGCACGACGTCCAGCGCTGGGCCATGGAGACCAAACTCGCCGACGGGCGCCGCGTCGTCGACCTGCCCTGGGTACGCCGCCTGCTCGCCCGGACCCACACCCGCCTGGACGCGCTGAAGCTCCTCAACTGGCGGATGGTGGGCGCCGTCCAGGATGGCACCCTCACCCCGCAGGACGCCTCCGCGGTGAAGGTCTACGGCTCCGAGGCCCGGCGCGAGGCGTACGCGTCACTCATGGAGATCGTCGGGGCCGCGGGCGCCCTGAAGGAGGGCTCGGCGGGCGCGGTGCTCCACGGCGAGTTGGAACGCGGCTACCGCTCAGCGGTGATCTTCACCTTCGGCGGCGGCAACAACGAGATCCAGCGGGAGATCATCTCGTGGATCGGGTTGGGGATGCCGCGGGTGCGGCGCTGACGTGTGTGACGAGGATTTTCAGTTGGCACAAAAGAGGGATAGTTGGCACTGGACTCACGTCCGTGTAGATGGGCGACGTGTCTTCTTCATGCCTACTTGAGGGTGCCGACCTGCTGCTTTACAGGTTCTGTTGCGGTGCTGGCGTGGTGCATGAGCGTCTCTTCTTCGACGAGGCCTCTTGCGGAGACGACCAGCGGCAGGTTTTGGTCGCAGGCTACGCCGGGGCGCGTCGCGTAGAGACTCAGGCGGCTGCGCAGGCGGAAGTTCGCGGCGACCGGATCGACGGCTTGGGTAAAGGCTGGCTACTGAACCGTTCTGGATTTGATCGAGACTCTGAACTTCCCCGGCTTTCGTAGCGGCCGGTGCTGTGGGTTTCAGGCTGCGTTCTCGCAGGTGCCGTACCGCGCGCTTGCTTCCTGAGTCTTCATTGGACAACGGGCCCGTCTTGTGAGACGGAGGAAGAGGGTGGGCAGGGCGGCAGTCGTCAGCCCGCATTCCCTGACCAGATGATCCGGTTCGGCCAACCCTTGGTCACCTCCTGGGTCAGTGCGAGCCGCGAGGCACAGGGTGGCGAGGCGGGGCAGAGGAGTCGAGTCCATGCGGAAGCAGGACGCAGTGCGTAGGGCCCAGTCGGCGGCACGGAGTCGATCGGGGCGAGCTGGATACTGTCCCAGAAGGCCGGAATCGAGCAGCTGGACTCTTGTGACGTCTTTGCCCAACTCAGATCCGACTGGGAGCTTGC
The nucleotide sequence above comes from Streptomyces sp. NL15-2K. Encoded proteins:
- a CDS encoding alpha/beta hydrolase, which encodes MLLVHGWGGDGREWSAHAETLAGRFRVVVPDLRGHGRSPVPAEGNTPVVMADDLAALTGALGTGPVVAVGHSMGGQVVNLLAVRHPHAVRSVIALDPAHGAHGEEAEDIPARLADYRAHGSRAAAAFVSAAFGPDAPAGLRTAHVRTMLGTPDHVIAQAYAGMYTDPGAVGIRPHSEAYLRRRPRPALTVWTSAEAAAWERGTLHVPGSRVDHWHDSGHYLHEEHPRRTIRLVEDWASVTDGGTQ
- a CDS encoding four-helix bundle copper-binding protein, with the translated sequence MTSTTSQQQLFRFLEDRFACAQACTECARACALRASLVDPDGTEEQELVRRKGIMCAEVCDATCRVLSEQNHLDEASIRVQLEWCRSVCLECAHVFDRQPDAEESAKACRECAQACTDFMATLA
- a CDS encoding cytochrome c oxidase subunit 4; its protein translation is MRTEARLFTGVAAFFAVTALGYGWRSREPAGTAVLTLAFLMAALVAFFLHVQYRRRGKRAQDRKDAEVVDTAGPLDFFSPHSPWPITTALGSVLLALGVVYGLWLALLGLGVLGHGVFGMVFQYAGRDGQGSNSPSGEGGSSAS
- the ctaD gene encoding cytochrome c oxidase subunit I, with protein sequence MAVDRRTHRPRQAPPRPRSGRRLGRALLRWATTTDHKVIGNLYMATAFSFFLFGGILALLMRAELARPGLQLFSPHQYNQLFTVHGTVMMLLFATPLFAGFANAVMPLQIGAPDVAFPRLNALSYWLYLFGGLMVVSGFLVPGGAAGFGWFAYAPLNSAVRSPGAGGDLWVMGLVVTGVSTTLGAVNFITTILCLRAPGMTMFRMPIFTWNVLFTSILVLPAFPVLTAALLALEADRKFGAHIYDAASGGPLLWQHLFWFFGHPEVYIVALPFFGIVSEIIPVFSRKPIFGYVSLVGATIAITMLSAVVWAHHQFATGAVLLPFFSLMSFLIAVPTGVKFFNWIGTMVKGSLSFETPMLWACGFLVTFLLGGMSGVLIASPPLDFHFTDSYFIVAHLHYVLFGTVVFAMFAGFYFWWPKFTGKTLDERLGKIHFWTLFTGFQTTFLVQHWLGEEGMPRRYADYLAADGFTLLNTISSIGAFLLGLSTLPFLYNVWHTTHYGRRVNADDPWGYGRSLEWATSCPPPRHNFTALPRIRSESPAFDLHHPDVPKET
- a CDS encoding ChaB family protein, which gives rise to MPGRQEMPSTLERSAKDAQRTWIKAHDSAVEQYGEGERAHRVAFGALKHKYEKVGDHWERKEGGRKGPSDPQSARPRGRGGRSGEGVDESASKEHLYDIAKRLDIDGRSRMSKSELLDSIRKANRSKTRASR
- a CDS encoding DUF6479 family protein; its protein translation is MNTAWMDIAAGRGALGVGLIVAGVVVVAVLIGAFWLGVRVKRRELPPPAPEEQPQPPEGGPVREEREMREPHEVPRSDHRLTPHQLPGHGNVPSRSSPSKERPRWNEGSSGSFGSGGPGAR
- a CDS encoding L-dopachrome tautomerase-related protein translates to MKRRTFLTATTTSLAAAPLTGHARATGRTAGDHEVAARFWGAMPTGVTVSRRGRVFVNFPRWGDDVPFTVAELRGGKPVAYPDAEVNREDPSDLAGHLQSVQSVVVDPADRLWILDTGSPLMAESSYGGPKLVAVDLRTDRIVRKILFPPEVVPSDSYPNDVRFDLRRGAEGMAFVTDSSGSNGVVVVDLATGRSWRRLTGHPSALPDDGFLPVIEGEPFMNRPADGEPTRFEVGSDGIAISADGKRLFYCPLSSRRLHSVSTDAVADPDASQAEVAATVEDLGYKPMADGLESDDKGRIYGGDLEHNTIWRRNPDGTYETLAQGPDLIWVDTLSVASDRHLYAIANQLNRQADHHEGHDLRRKPYLLVRVPIDTGPVRLV
- a CDS encoding glycoside hydrolase family 15 protein, translated to MRTAFPPHALHDYALLADGERGALIGPDGAISWLCSPTWHDAAVFAALVGGAGVYAVTPEGRHVFGGYYEEGTMIWRSRWVTDDGIVECREALAYPGDVGRLVLLRQLRAVDGPTRFSVVLDPHGGYGGDPIDSVRRGDDGVWELRTGDHRLRWQGAPHAVAGEQGLRADIALKAGERHDLVLECAVSELPADLPRADQTWAATEAAWRQAVPALKDTIAAGDARRSYAVLRGLTTRGGGMVASATTSLPERAEEGRNYDYRYVWIRDQSFAGQAAAAAGAHDLLDAAVGFVAARLHADGPRLAPAYTVHGSPVPDQRDLELPGYPGGFDRVGNRVRAQFQLDCFGEALLLFAAAARLDRLDEHHWQAVDLAVRAIGERWREPDAGIWELSKRLWTHSRLICVAGLRAVVDVAPRHPRAVTCTRLADMILGATARSSVHPDGHWQRTPDDPAVDAALLLPAVRGALSASDVRTRATLATCRRELTQDYFIYRFRHDDRPLEDAEGAFLLCGFVMALAEHQQGRTVEAYRWFERNRGAGGGAGLYAEEFDVAQRQLRGNLPQAFVHALLLEGSVRLGE
- a CDS encoding S-4TM family putative pore-forming effector; protein product: MGSEPIEGSRILSEQNAEAARHRLRAMAVSHSRAQRLANARMGVSLLLAVAGLATALLPGLTVSVTVLGGLWAVAYSVGLTSWESSEARRAALLQELFDVRLFRLEWNSAFAGTPPAPQQVSSLSRRFRGAEAELRDYYEIPELPHPYDVLACQQQNLGWGARVRRRYARTVLTAMLVWLGAGLVVGLSARMSVLDLVLLWYLPSLGAVMMGLDVCRTQWQVAAERERVMELLEARVTAGGDTAALLAFARQVQDVIFQSRQRYTRVPDWFFRHFKSTDRADFQAAMNDLQALVGRRTPQPG